In the Streptomyces sp. BHT-5-2 genome, one interval contains:
- a CDS encoding diaminopimelate decarboxylase, with protein MTFTDRDRAVQAALAQGLIGSRQPVAGLLDVAGIRRSAAELRAAFEEFTAPGTQVLHAFAVKAASLVPVLRLLAQEGIGCEVASPGELALARAAGVPARHTVLDSPAKTRPELREALALGIAVNVDNHEELSRIDRMMASAPSTAPIGLRVNPQIGGGSIGAMSTATDTSKFGIPLRDPGAREWVVRACLDRPWLTRLHAHVGSQGMPLERMAEGVRTLYDLAEEINEQAGGRRITTLDIGGGLPVNFSSDTVTPTYREYAAVLHSAVPGLFSGRYGLVTEFGRSLLAKHGMVLARVEYAKWAGGRPIALTHAGAQVATRTVFAPASWPIRVAAYDAAGRPKTGAPVPQDIAGPCCFAGDLVAENRPLPLLESGDHVALLDTGAYYFSTHFAYNSLPRPGVYGYAPGPDGTFAFATVRTPQTLEELTAESGVEHANALRKLALG; from the coding sequence ATGACCTTCACGGACCGAGACCGTGCCGTTCAGGCCGCCCTCGCCCAGGGGCTGATCGGCTCCCGGCAGCCGGTTGCCGGGCTGCTGGACGTCGCCGGCATCCGCCGCTCGGCGGCCGAACTCCGCGCCGCCTTCGAGGAGTTCACCGCCCCGGGCACCCAGGTGCTGCACGCGTTCGCGGTGAAGGCCGCCTCGCTGGTGCCCGTGTTGCGGTTGCTGGCACAGGAGGGCATCGGCTGCGAGGTCGCCAGCCCCGGCGAGCTGGCACTGGCCCGGGCCGCCGGCGTCCCGGCCCGGCACACCGTCCTGGACTCCCCCGCCAAGACCCGCCCCGAACTCCGCGAGGCCCTGGCCCTGGGCATCGCCGTCAACGTCGACAACCACGAGGAACTCTCCCGTATCGACCGGATGATGGCCTCGGCCCCGTCCACCGCACCGATCGGACTGCGGGTCAACCCGCAGATCGGCGGCGGCAGCATCGGCGCGATGAGCACCGCCACCGACACCTCCAAGTTCGGGATCCCGCTGCGCGACCCGGGCGCCCGCGAGTGGGTCGTCCGGGCCTGCCTCGACCGCCCCTGGCTGACCCGGCTGCACGCCCACGTCGGCTCCCAGGGCATGCCGCTGGAGCGGATGGCGGAGGGCGTCCGGACGCTCTACGACCTCGCCGAGGAGATCAACGAGCAGGCCGGCGGCCGCCGGATCACCACCCTCGACATCGGCGGCGGCCTGCCCGTCAACTTCTCCTCGGACACCGTCACCCCGACCTACCGCGAGTACGCCGCGGTGCTCCACTCGGCGGTCCCCGGGCTGTTCTCCGGGCGGTACGGCCTGGTCACCGAGTTCGGGCGGTCACTGCTGGCCAAGCACGGCATGGTCCTGGCCCGCGTCGAGTACGCGAAGTGGGCCGGCGGCCGGCCGATCGCCCTCACCCACGCCGGGGCGCAGGTCGCCACCCGTACGGTCTTCGCGCCCGCGTCCTGGCCGATCCGGGTGGCGGCGTACGACGCCGCCGGCCGCCCGAAGACCGGGGCGCCGGTCCCGCAGGACATCGCCGGCCCGTGCTGCTTCGCCGGCGACCTGGTCGCCGAGAACCGCCCGCTGCCCCTTCTGGAGTCCGGCGACCACGTCGCCCTCCTGGACACCGGCGCGTACTACTTCTCCACCCACTTCGCCTACAACTCCCTCCCCCGCCCCGGCGTTTACGGCTACGCCCCGGGCCCCGACGGCACGTTCGCCTTCGCGACCGTCCGCACCCCGCAGACCCTGGAGGAACTCACCGCGGAAAGCGGCGTCGAACACGCCAACGCCCTGCGGAAGCTGGCCCTGGGCTGA
- a CDS encoding acetyl-CoA C-acetyltransferase: MPEAVIVSAARSPIGRAFKGSLKDLRPDDLTASIIQAALAKVPELDPTEIDDLMLGCGLPGGEQGHNLGRIVAVQMGMDHLPGCTITRYCSSSLQTTRMALHAIKAGEGDVFISAGVETVSRSVKGTSDGLPETHNPLFADAEARTAARAEQEGTDWHDPREDGLVPDAYIAMGQTAENLARLKGVTRQDMDEFGVRSQNLAEQAIKNGFWEREITPVTLPDGTVVAKDDGPRAGVTLEGVQGLKPVFRPDGLVTAGNCCPLNDGAAALVIMSDTKARELGLTPLARVVATGVSGLSPEIMGYGPVEASKQALKRAGLSISDIDLVEINEAFAAQVIPSYRDLGIDLDRLNVNGGAIAVGHPFGMTGARITTTLINSLQWHDKQFGLETMCVGGGQGMAMVIERLS; this comes from the coding sequence ATGCCCGAAGCCGTGATCGTCTCAGCCGCCCGCTCCCCGATCGGCCGCGCCTTCAAGGGCTCCCTGAAGGACCTGCGCCCCGACGACCTCACCGCGTCGATCATCCAGGCGGCCCTCGCCAAGGTCCCCGAGCTGGACCCGACCGAGATCGACGACCTGATGCTCGGCTGCGGTCTGCCCGGCGGTGAGCAGGGCCACAACCTCGGCCGCATCGTGGCCGTCCAGATGGGGATGGACCACCTCCCGGGCTGCACCATCACCCGTTACTGCTCCTCCTCGCTCCAGACGACCCGGATGGCGCTGCACGCCATCAAGGCCGGCGAGGGCGACGTCTTCATCTCGGCGGGCGTCGAGACCGTCTCGCGCAGCGTCAAGGGCACCTCCGACGGCCTGCCGGAGACCCACAACCCGCTCTTCGCGGACGCCGAGGCGCGCACCGCGGCCCGCGCCGAGCAGGAGGGCACCGACTGGCACGACCCGCGCGAGGACGGCCTGGTCCCGGACGCGTACATCGCGATGGGCCAGACCGCGGAGAACCTCGCCCGCCTCAAGGGCGTCACCCGCCAGGACATGGACGAGTTCGGCGTCCGGTCCCAGAACCTCGCCGAGCAGGCGATCAAGAACGGCTTCTGGGAGCGGGAGATCACCCCGGTCACGCTGCCCGACGGCACGGTCGTCGCCAAGGACGACGGCCCGCGCGCCGGCGTCACCCTGGAGGGCGTGCAGGGCCTGAAGCCTGTGTTCCGCCCCGACGGCCTGGTCACCGCAGGCAACTGCTGCCCGCTCAACGACGGCGCCGCGGCGCTCGTGATCATGTCCGACACCAAGGCCCGCGAGCTGGGCCTGACCCCGCTGGCACGGGTCGTCGCGACCGGCGTCTCCGGCCTCTCCCCCGAGATCATGGGCTACGGCCCGGTGGAGGCCAGCAAGCAGGCGCTCAAGCGCGCCGGGCTGTCGATCTCCGACATCGACCTGGTCGAGATCAACGAGGCGTTCGCCGCCCAGGTGATCCCCTCCTACCGCGACCTGGGCATCGACCTGGACCGGCTGAACGTCAACGGCGGCGCGATCGCGGTGGGCCACCCCTTCGGCATGACCGGCGCCCGGATCACCACCACCCTGATCAACTCCCTCCAGTGGCACGACAAGCAGTTCGGCCTGGAGACCATGTGCGTGGGCGGCGGCCAGGGCATGGCGATGGTCATCGAGCGGCTGAGCTGA
- a CDS encoding ABC transporter ATP-binding protein translates to MTTTARPETSTMTTTPTAPTGAAPVVETRGLRMSYGSRDVLRGVDLDIRRGEIFALLGPNGAGKTTTVEILEGFRQRSAGEVRVLGTDPARADDAWRGRVGLVLQSWRDHRRWQVAELLTHFATYYADPRDPAELLELVGLTKQARQRVDQLSGGQRRRVDVALGIVGRPELLFLDEPTTGFDPEARRDFHDLVERLAREEGVTILLTTHDLAEAERLADRIAMLVDGRIRACGTPTELARRAAAQAEVRWTADDGSPRREHTADPSGLVWDLHREAAGPIADLEVRRPTLEDTYLHMVHRRGQVDDEQHTDFPADSATGEAAA, encoded by the coding sequence ATGACCACGACCGCACGTCCGGAGACCAGTACGATGACCACCACACCCACCGCCCCGACCGGCGCCGCGCCGGTCGTCGAGACCCGCGGCCTGCGGATGTCCTACGGCAGCCGCGACGTCCTGCGCGGCGTCGACCTGGACATCCGGCGCGGCGAGATCTTCGCCCTGCTCGGGCCCAACGGCGCCGGGAAGACCACCACCGTCGAGATCCTCGAAGGCTTCCGGCAGCGCTCCGCCGGCGAGGTGCGCGTCCTCGGGACCGACCCGGCACGCGCCGACGACGCCTGGCGCGGCCGGGTCGGACTGGTCCTGCAGTCCTGGCGGGACCACCGCCGCTGGCAGGTCGCCGAGCTGCTCACGCACTTCGCGACGTACTACGCCGACCCGCGCGACCCGGCCGAACTCCTGGAGCTGGTCGGCCTCACCAAGCAGGCGCGGCAGCGGGTCGACCAGCTCTCCGGCGGCCAGCGCCGGCGGGTGGACGTCGCGCTCGGCATCGTCGGCCGCCCCGAACTCCTCTTCCTGGACGAGCCCACCACCGGCTTCGACCCCGAGGCGCGCCGCGACTTCCACGACCTGGTCGAGCGCCTGGCCCGCGAGGAGGGCGTCACGATCCTGCTGACCACGCACGACCTGGCCGAGGCCGAGCGGCTGGCGGACCGGATAGCGATGCTGGTGGACGGCCGGATCCGGGCCTGCGGCACACCGACCGAACTCGCCCGGCGGGCCGCCGCGCAGGCCGAGGTCCGCTGGACGGCGGACGACGGCAGCCCGCGCCGCGAGCACACCGCGGACCCGTCCGGTCTGGTCTGGGACCTCCACCGCGAGGCGGCCGGGCCGATCGCGGATCTGGAGGTGCGCCGGCCGACGCTGGAGGACACCTATCTGCACATGGTGCACCGGCGGGGCCAGGTCGACGACGAACAGCACACCGACTTCCCGGCCGACAGCGCGACGGGGGAGGCAGCAGCATGA
- a CDS encoding transcriptional regulator — protein sequence MSTPSGFDELIHPSTRLSVVALLAATEWADFPFIRDSLSLSDSALSKQLHTLEEAEYLEIRKEGGGRKRRTRVRLTARGRTAFEGHVAALRAIVEGAGPTAAHAAPQQHAEAGR from the coding sequence ATGAGCACTCCCTCGGGGTTCGACGAACTGATCCACCCCTCCACCCGGCTGTCCGTCGTGGCCCTGCTGGCCGCCACGGAATGGGCCGACTTCCCGTTCATCCGGGACAGCCTCTCGCTCAGCGACTCCGCGCTCTCCAAACAGCTCCACACGCTGGAGGAGGCCGAATACCTGGAGATCCGCAAGGAGGGCGGCGGCCGCAAGCGACGCACCAGGGTGCGGCTGACGGCCCGCGGCCGCACCGCCTTCGAAGGCCATGTCGCCGCGCTCCGCGCCATCGTCGAGGGCGCGGGCCCCACCGCGGCCCACGCGGCGCCCCAGCAGCACGCGGAGGCCGGCCGATGA
- a CDS encoding cystathionine beta-synthase yields the protein MQFYESMIELVGNTPLVRLNNVTQGIQATVLVKVEYFNPGGSVKDRIAVRMIEAAEESGELQPGGTIVEPTSGNTGVGLAIVAQQKGYKCIFVCPDKVSTDKINVLRAYGAEVVVCPTAVDPEHPDSYYNVSDRLVRETPGAWKPDQYSNPNNPRSHYETTGPELWEQTDGRITHFVAGVGTGGTISGTGRYLKDASEGRVKVVGADPEGSVYSGGSGRPYLIEGVGEDFWPTAYDRTVADEIVAVSDKDAFQMTRRLAKEEGLLVGGSCGMAVVAGLRVAERLGPDDVVVILLPDSGRGYLSKIFNDEWMADYGFLEESGTAARVGEVLQYKEGGALPSLVHMHPEETVGEAIEVLREYGVSQMPIVKPGAGHPDVMAAEVVGSVVERELLDALFTQRASLSDPLEKHMCPPLPQVGSGEPVSDLMAVLESADAAIVLVEGKPKGVVSRQDLLAYLAHGAGK from the coding sequence GTGCAGTTTTACGAATCGATGATTGAGCTCGTCGGCAACACCCCGCTCGTGCGGCTCAACAACGTCACTCAAGGGATCCAGGCGACCGTCCTGGTGAAGGTCGAGTACTTCAACCCCGGCGGATCGGTCAAGGACCGGATCGCGGTGCGGATGATCGAGGCCGCCGAGGAGTCGGGCGAGTTGCAGCCGGGCGGCACCATCGTGGAGCCGACGTCCGGCAACACGGGTGTCGGATTGGCGATCGTGGCCCAGCAGAAGGGCTACAAGTGCATCTTCGTCTGCCCCGACAAGGTGTCGACGGACAAGATCAATGTGCTGCGGGCGTACGGCGCGGAGGTGGTGGTCTGCCCGACGGCGGTCGATCCCGAGCACCCCGACTCGTACTACAACGTCTCCGACCGCCTGGTGCGCGAGACGCCCGGGGCCTGGAAGCCCGACCAGTACAGCAACCCCAACAACCCGCGCTCGCACTACGAGACCACCGGTCCGGAGCTGTGGGAGCAGACCGACGGGCGGATCACCCACTTCGTGGCCGGCGTCGGCACCGGCGGCACCATCAGCGGCACCGGCCGCTATCTGAAGGACGCCAGCGAGGGCCGGGTCAAGGTCGTCGGCGCCGACCCGGAGGGCTCCGTCTACAGCGGCGGCTCCGGCCGGCCGTACCTGATCGAGGGCGTCGGCGAGGACTTCTGGCCGACCGCCTACGACCGCACGGTCGCCGACGAGATCGTGGCGGTCTCCGACAAGGACGCCTTCCAGATGACCCGGCGGCTGGCCAAGGAGGAGGGGCTGCTGGTCGGCGGCTCCTGCGGAATGGCCGTGGTGGCCGGTCTGCGGGTCGCCGAGCGGCTCGGGCCGGACGACGTGGTGGTCATCCTGCTCCCGGACAGCGGCCGCGGCTACCTCTCGAAGATCTTCAACGACGAGTGGATGGCCGACTACGGCTTCCTGGAGGAGAGCGGTACCGCCGCCCGGGTCGGCGAGGTCCTCCAGTACAAGGAGGGCGGCGCGCTGCCGTCGCTCGTCCACATGCACCCGGAGGAGACCGTCGGCGAGGCCATCGAGGTGCTGCGCGAGTACGGCGTCTCGCAGATGCCGATCGTCAAGCCGGGCGCCGGGCACCCCGACGTGATGGCCGCCGAGGTCGTCGGCTCGGTCGTCGAACGGGAGCTGCTGGACGCGCTGTTCACCCAGCGCGCCTCGCTGTCCGACCCGCTGGAGAAGCACATGTGCCCGCCGCTGCCGCAGGTCGGCTCGGGCGAACCGGTCTCCGACCTGATGGCGGTGCTGGAGAGCGCCGACGCGGCGATCGTGCTCGTCGAGGGCAAGCCCAAGGGCGTGGTGAGCCGTCAGGACCTGCTGGCGTACCTGGCGCACGGGGCCGGGAAGTAG
- a CDS encoding cytosine permease, whose translation MAGMIERHSIDVVPDDERHGSPVGQFTLWLGANLQITAVVTGALAVVFGATAFWALIGLLLGNLAGGAVMALHSAQGPRLGLPQMITSRAQFGVRGAVVPLALVVVMYVGFFASGSVLAGQAVGELTHLGGTAGIVLFAAVTALAAAVGYRLVHLLGKIAGLICALAFVHLGIRLLQRADLAVLLHDRGFGLPVFLLAVSLSASWQLAFGPYVADYSRYLPRHTSTRATFWWTLGGSVLGAQWSMAFGALAAAAAPGAFVGHEVGYVVGLGGTGLIASFLYFVIALGKLTINVLNTYGGFMSLATSVSGFRGAGARPAEDGGRTLSARGRSAYIAGIMVAGTAVALLGKDSFLTSFKDFLLFLLTFFTPWSAINLVDYYLVSKERYDLPALSDPAGRYGAWNVRTLTVYAVGVLAQIPFLATAFYTGPLVAPLGGADVSWLIGLAVPAVLYRLTARPAPVPPAEPAAQAGEGRAGQLPDSGASTTAPAPAPPYSRRHGDTRP comes from the coding sequence ATGGCAGGCATGATCGAGCGGCACTCGATCGATGTCGTCCCGGACGACGAACGGCACGGCAGTCCGGTCGGCCAGTTCACCCTCTGGCTCGGCGCCAACCTCCAGATCACCGCCGTCGTCACCGGCGCACTGGCCGTGGTCTTCGGCGCCACCGCCTTCTGGGCCCTCATCGGGCTGCTGCTGGGCAATCTCGCGGGCGGGGCGGTGATGGCCCTGCACTCCGCACAGGGGCCGCGGCTCGGACTACCGCAGATGATCACCTCGCGGGCGCAGTTCGGGGTCCGCGGGGCGGTGGTGCCGCTGGCGCTGGTCGTCGTGATGTACGTCGGCTTCTTCGCCAGCGGCAGCGTGCTGGCCGGGCAGGCGGTGGGCGAGCTGACGCACCTGGGCGGGACGGCCGGGATCGTGCTGTTCGCCGCGGTCACCGCGCTCGCCGCGGCCGTCGGCTACCGCCTCGTCCATCTGCTCGGCAAGATCGCCGGACTGATCTGCGCACTGGCCTTCGTCCACCTCGGCATCCGGCTGCTGCAGCGCGCCGACCTCGCCGTGCTGCTGCACGACCGCGGCTTCGGGCTGCCGGTCTTCCTGCTCGCGGTCTCGCTCTCGGCCTCCTGGCAGCTGGCGTTCGGCCCGTACGTGGCCGACTACTCCCGCTATCTGCCGCGGCACACCTCGACCCGGGCGACCTTCTGGTGGACGCTGGGCGGCTCGGTGCTGGGCGCGCAGTGGTCGATGGCCTTCGGGGCGCTGGCGGCCGCCGCGGCCCCGGGCGCGTTCGTCGGGCACGAGGTGGGCTACGTCGTCGGACTGGGCGGCACCGGGCTGATCGCTTCGTTCCTCTACTTCGTCATCGCCCTCGGCAAGCTCACCATCAACGTCCTCAACACCTACGGCGGTTTCATGTCGCTGGCCACCAGCGTCAGCGGCTTCCGCGGGGCGGGGGCGCGTCCGGCCGAGGACGGGGGACGGACCCTCTCGGCGCGCGGCCGGTCCGCGTACATCGCCGGGATCATGGTGGCCGGCACCGCCGTCGCCCTGCTGGGCAAGGACTCCTTCCTGACCTCCTTCAAGGACTTCCTGCTCTTCCTGCTGACGTTCTTCACGCCCTGGTCGGCGATCAACCTCGTCGACTACTACCTGGTCTCCAAGGAGCGCTACGACCTCCCGGCGCTCAGCGACCCGGCGGGCCGGTACGGCGCCTGGAACGTCCGCACGCTGACCGTCTACGCGGTCGGTGTCCTCGCCCAGATCCCGTTCCTGGCCACCGCGTTCTACACCGGACCGCTGGTCGCCCCGCTCGGCGGCGCCGACGTCTCCTGGCTGATCGGGCTGGCGGTGCCCGCCGTCCTCTACCGGCTCACCGCCCGCCCCGCCCCCGTGCCCCCGGCGGAACCGGCAGCGCAGGCCGGGGAGGGGAGGGCCGGGCAGTTGCCGGATTCGGGGGCTAGCACTACCGCGCCGGCGCCGGCCCCGCCGTACTCTCGGCGCCATGGCGACACACGACCCTGA
- a CDS encoding SGNH/GDSL hydrolase family protein — MATTVTTGSRARVARRIATAAAFGGGGIGLLGVAGVGLLLTEVRLARRTVGGSSDIPPCADGRYGAAFGHRTDRPPLRLGFLGDSTAAGQGVHRPSQTPGALLASGLAALAELPVDLHNVALPGARSDDLPRQVELLLGDGETPDLCVIMIGANDVTRRLPPAESVRHLSEAVRVLRTAGCEVIVGTCPDLGTIEPVYQPLRWVARRLSRQLAAAQTIGVVENGGRTVSLGALLGPEFEARPRELFGPDNYHPSAEGYATAAMAVFPTLCAALGLWPEEERPEPARREGLLPVEQAAARAASEGGTEVAASRAPWALLKHRRRRQLPTVEEAPANRPSVTG; from the coding sequence ATGGCGACGACGGTGACGACGGGGTCCAGGGCGCGAGTGGCACGGCGGATCGCGACGGCGGCCGCGTTCGGCGGCGGCGGGATCGGGCTGCTGGGCGTGGCCGGGGTCGGGCTGCTGCTGACCGAGGTCCGGCTGGCCCGCCGCACGGTCGGCGGCTCCAGCGACATCCCGCCCTGCGCCGACGGCCGCTACGGCGCCGCCTTCGGCCACCGCACCGACCGGCCCCCGCTGCGGCTCGGCTTCCTCGGCGACTCCACCGCCGCCGGCCAGGGCGTCCACCGCCCCTCCCAGACGCCCGGCGCGCTGCTCGCCTCCGGCCTGGCCGCGCTCGCCGAACTCCCCGTCGACCTGCACAACGTGGCGCTGCCCGGCGCCCGCTCCGACGACCTGCCCCGCCAGGTCGAGCTGCTGCTGGGGGACGGCGAGACCCCCGACCTGTGCGTCATCATGATCGGCGCCAACGACGTCACCCGGCGGCTGCCGCCCGCGGAGTCGGTGCGGCACCTGTCCGAGGCGGTACGGGTGCTGCGCACAGCGGGCTGCGAGGTCATCGTCGGCACCTGCCCCGACCTGGGCACCATCGAGCCGGTCTACCAGCCGCTGCGCTGGGTGGCCCGCCGGCTCTCCCGGCAGCTGGCCGCCGCGCAGACCATCGGCGTGGTCGAGAACGGCGGCCGGACGGTGTCGCTGGGCGCGCTGCTCGGCCCGGAGTTCGAGGCCCGGCCGCGGGAGCTGTTCGGCCCGGACAACTACCACCCGTCGGCGGAGGGGTACGCCACCGCCGCGATGGCGGTGTTCCCGACGCTGTGCGCGGCGCTGGGGCTGTGGCCCGAGGAGGAGCGGCCGGAGCCCGCCCGGCGCGAGGGCCTGCTCCCCGTCGAGCAGGCCGCGGCCCGGGCCGCCTCCGAGGGCGGCACGGAGGTCGCCGCCTCCCGCGCCCCGTGGGCCCTCCTCAAGCACCGCCGCCGTCGCCAGCTGCCCACCGTGGAGGAGGCCCCGGCGAACCGGCCGTCGGTCACGGGCTAG
- a CDS encoding ABC transporter permease produces MTTTTDTGPDTAAQDHGAAGRGRGSGRLRPWQAGVRRGGIEVRHLLRNRKELMGYVSNVVVALALAGFISDDVPGTKIPMAQLALAGFSAYLLFQIGLISLPQILVTEREEGTLLRLRATPGGIPAYLIAKSLLIVVMALATLVVLLGSAAVLVDGPLPHSPAGWLTLLWVTALGLLAVVPLGAAIGAVLPNPREALAMIMLPAMALLVTSGAMFPISKMPVVVQNIASVFPLRWMAQGLRAALLPDAARAAELSGSWQLPTVALVLVAWAVLGFLLAVPLLRRAARRESGSRLTARQNKAQLSGAPAA; encoded by the coding sequence ATGACGACGACGACCGACACCGGTCCGGACACGGCGGCGCAGGACCACGGCGCGGCGGGGCGGGGCCGCGGCTCCGGGCGGCTCCGCCCCTGGCAGGCGGGGGTGCGGCGCGGCGGGATAGAAGTCCGCCATCTGCTGCGCAACCGCAAGGAATTGATGGGGTACGTCAGCAACGTCGTGGTGGCCCTGGCGCTCGCCGGCTTCATCAGCGACGACGTTCCCGGCACCAAGATCCCGATGGCGCAGCTGGCCCTCGCCGGCTTCTCCGCCTATCTGCTGTTCCAGATCGGCCTGATCAGCCTCCCGCAGATCCTGGTGACCGAGCGGGAGGAGGGCACCCTGCTGCGGCTGCGGGCCACCCCCGGCGGCATACCGGCGTACCTCATCGCCAAGTCGCTGCTGATCGTGGTCATGGCGCTGGCCACCCTGGTGGTCCTGCTGGGCTCCGCCGCCGTCCTGGTCGACGGCCCGCTGCCGCACAGCCCCGCCGGCTGGCTGACGCTGCTGTGGGTCACCGCCCTCGGCCTGCTCGCCGTCGTCCCGCTGGGCGCGGCGATCGGCGCGGTGCTCCCCAACCCGCGCGAGGCGCTGGCGATGATCATGCTGCCCGCGATGGCGCTGCTGGTCACGTCGGGTGCGATGTTCCCGATATCCAAGATGCCGGTGGTGGTCCAGAACATCGCCTCGGTCTTCCCGCTCCGGTGGATGGCGCAGGGCCTGCGCGCGGCCCTGCTGCCGGACGCCGCCCGCGCCGCGGAACTGAGCGGCTCCTGGCAGCTGCCGACGGTCGCCCTCGTCCTGGTCGCCTGGGCCGTCCTGGGCTTCCTCCTGGCCGTCCCGCTCCTGCGCCGCGCCGCCCGCCGCGAATCCGGCTCCCGCCTCACCGCCCGCCAGAACAAGGCCCAGCTGAGCGGGGCGCCGGCGGCATAG
- a CDS encoding DUF4287 domain-containing protein, with protein sequence MSLSFSEETHRNLLSRIPHCTGRDISDWLRTVDEGPALVRFDEKVSWLRGAHNLSYGHAKAIVHEHGLRRAARKF encoded by the coding sequence ATGTCCTTGTCCTTCTCGGAAGAAACCCACCGGAACCTTCTCTCCCGTATCCCGCACTGCACCGGCCGGGACATCTCCGACTGGCTCCGCACCGTCGACGAGGGCCCCGCCCTCGTCCGCTTCGACGAAAAGGTCAGCTGGCTGCGCGGCGCGCACAACCTCTCCTACGGCCACGCCAAGGCGATCGTCCACGAACACGGTCTCCGGCGCGCCGCCCGCAAGTTCTGA
- a CDS encoding MurR/RpiR family transcriptional regulator, whose product MSGVGDNGVRSDEDSGASVTGGTGVGSIAGAGAGAGAGVGAGAGVGVGGGAAARLQRLFEGHRLTPTQRRIAHCMVRRAADAPFLSSVELAELAGVSQPSVTRFAVALGFDGYPALRRHLRDVAPAGKPGGPGAHNEYQQAVQAEIDNLRHLAEALADPGPVTEAGRLLAASRPLPVLGLRAATAQAAGFAYFARKVHPDVRLLDEGGTMLTDRIDAAVRAGATALLCFALPRHPREVIDALAYARTAGLTVVTVADSAFAPVAHHTDLLLPAPVGTGLAFDTACAPMLLGRVLLEAMCDDLPDAQSRLEEFDTRAAERGLFVE is encoded by the coding sequence ATGAGCGGGGTCGGGGACAACGGCGTTCGCAGCGACGAGGACAGCGGTGCGAGTGTGACGGGGGGTACGGGGGTGGGGTCCATCGCCGGTGCCGGTGCCGGTGCCGGTGCCGGTGTCGGTGCCGGTGCCGGTGTCGGTGTCGGTGGCGGGGCCGCCGCCCGCCTCCAGCGGCTTTTCGAGGGGCACCGGCTGACGCCCACCCAGCGCCGGATCGCCCACTGCATGGTGCGGCGGGCCGCCGACGCACCGTTCCTCTCCAGCGTCGAACTGGCCGAACTGGCCGGCGTCAGCCAGCCGTCCGTCACCCGCTTCGCCGTCGCGCTCGGCTTCGACGGCTACCCGGCGCTCCGCCGCCACCTGCGGGACGTCGCGCCCGCCGGGAAGCCGGGCGGCCCCGGCGCGCACAACGAGTACCAGCAGGCCGTCCAGGCGGAGATCGACAACCTCCGGCACCTCGCCGAGGCCCTCGCCGACCCCGGCCCGGTCACCGAGGCCGGGCGGCTGCTCGCCGCCTCGCGCCCGCTCCCGGTGCTCGGTCTGCGCGCCGCCACCGCCCAGGCCGCCGGTTTCGCGTACTTCGCCCGGAAGGTGCACCCCGACGTCCGGCTGCTCGACGAGGGCGGCACCATGCTCACCGACCGCATCGACGCCGCGGTCCGCGCCGGTGCCACCGCCCTCCTCTGCTTCGCCCTGCCCCGCCACCCCCGCGAGGTGATCGACGCCCTGGCCTACGCCCGCACCGCCGGGCTCACCGTCGTCACCGTCGCCGACAGCGCCTTCGCCCCGGTCGCCCACCACACCGACCTGCTCCTCCCGGCCCCCGTCGGCACCGGCCTGGCCTTCGACACCGCCTGCGCCCCGATGCTCCTGGGCCGTGTCCTCCTGGAAGCGATGTGCGACGACCTCCCCGACGCCCAGTCCCGCCTGGAGGAATTCGACACCAGGGCAGCGGAACGGGGGCTGTTCGTGGAGTGA